A portion of the Lolium rigidum isolate FL_2022 chromosome 1, APGP_CSIRO_Lrig_0.1, whole genome shotgun sequence genome contains these proteins:
- the LOC124646763 gene encoding 3-ketoacyl-CoA synthase 6-like — translation MATSSLPLLAPAYRFLASRQITLAAFSFSATAALRATAWLSSSTLTTHHQTLLLYAGRLILLAAIVALVLYITSRRLRQRPVYLVDYACFRPPASLRVPLAKYVEHAELAACFDAKSVGFQSRLIERSGFGEETCLPPALHLIPPEKTLNAARAEAQRGIFSAVDAVLAKTGVRAQDIGVVVVNCTLFSTTPCMADMVVRRYGLRSDVRCFNLSGMGCSAGITGVGLAQNILLQQRGDDGAYALVVSTEILTSDYYCGDERAMLLQNCLFRMGASAALLSTSRGAHARYRLARLVRTHAGRDGRAYGCVQQEDDAAGERGIALSKEVMSVAGDTLTAHMATLGPLVLPASEILVYALSFVARRVFNRGVKPYTPDFRTAFEHFCIHAGGRAVIDELQRGLGLSDELVEPSRMALHRFGNTSSSSVWYELAYLEAKCRVRKGDRVWMIGFGSGFKCNSAVWVCLRPPAPLVSGPWDGCMHRYPVATK, via the coding sequence ATGGCGACTTCGTCACTCCCGCTCCTGGCGCCGGCATACCGCTTCCTCGCCAGCCGCCAGATCACCCTCGCCGCTTTCTCTTTCTCGGCCACAGCCGCACTGCGCGCCACCGCGTGGCTCTCCTCCTCCACTCTCACCACACACCACCAAACCCTGCTTCTCTACGCCGGCCGCCTCATTCTGCTCGCAGCCATTGTCGCACTAGTCCTCTACATCACATCAAGAAGGCTGCGCCAGCGCCCAGTGTACCTCGTGGACTACGCGTGCTTCCGTCCACCAGCGTCCCTCCGCGTGCCGCTCGCCAAGTACGTCGAGCACGCCGAGCTCGCGGCGTGCTTCGACGCCAAGAGCGTCGGCTTCCAGTCCCGCCTCATCGAGCGCTCCGGCTTCGGCGAGGAGACGTGCCTCCCGCCGGCCCTCCACCTCATCCCTCCGGAGAAGACGCTGAATGCCGCCCGCGCCGAGGCTCAACGGGGGATCTTTTCCGCGGTTGACGCCGTCCTCGCCAAGACCGGCGTCCGCGCTCAGGACAtcggggtggtggtggtgaactGCACCTTGTTCTCCACAACGCCGTGCATGGCCGACATGGTGGTGCGCAGGTACGGGCTGCGCAGCGACGTCCGGTGCTTCAACCTCTCCGGGATGGGGTGCAGCGCCGGGATCACCGGCGTCGGGCTCGCGCAGAACATCCTCCTGCAGCAGCGCGGAGACGACGGCGCGTATGCGCTGGTGGTGTCCACGGAGATCCTCACCTCCGACTACTACTGCGGGGACGAGCGCGCGATGCTCCTGCAGAACTGCCTGTTCCGGATGGGCGCGTCGGCGGCGCTGCTGTCCACGTCCCGCGGCGCCCACGCGCGGTACCGCCTGGCCCGGCTGGTGCGCACGCACGCGGGGCGCGACGGACGCGCCTACGGGTGCGTGCAGCAGGAGGACGACGCGGCGGGGGAGCGCGGCATCGCGCTGTCCAAGGAGGTGATGTCCGTCGCCGGCGACACGCTGACGGCGCACATGGCCACGCTGGGGCCCCTGGTGCTCCCGGCGTCGGAGATCCTCGTGTACGCGCTCTCCTTCGTCGCGCGCCGGGTGTTCAACAGAGGCGTGAAGCCGTACACCCCGGACTTCCGCACGGCGTTCGAGCACTTCTGCATCCACGCCGGCGGGCGCGCGGTGATAGACGAGCTGCAGCGCGGCCTGGGGCTGTCGGACGAGCTGGTGGAGCCGTCGCGCATGGCGCTGCACCGGTTCGGCAACACGTCGAGCAGCTCGGTGTGGTACGAGCTGGCGTACCTCGAGGCCAAGTGCAGGGTGCGCAAGGGCGACCGCGTGTGGATGATCGGGTTCGGGTCAGGGTTCAAGTGCAACAGCGCCGTGTGGGTGTGCCTCCGGCCGCCGGCTCCGTTGGTCAGCGGGCCGTGGGACGGCTGCATGCATCGCTACCCGGTGGCCACCAAATGA